From Magnolia sinica isolate HGM2019 chromosome 13, MsV1, whole genome shotgun sequence, one genomic window encodes:
- the LOC131224140 gene encoding bark storage protein A-like — MGALGALFMASLVFMSSKFQACEGEMSKFTLKRIKKVNKNGPYVGILTTTSSEMDPLLDSLKDDVSNSFNFQYIDCEGRRFHFGRIKKKKVIFAMTGKGMINAAVVAKLLLGLFDVRALLHFGTAANANPNLNIGDVTIPQFWAHTGLWNWQRYGDGPDDELPLESDGYFTREIGSLNFADYTNGGGEDNSDNILNSVWYQPEEIFPINQTPESSDQVFWVAVNRIFINLAKKLEGMKLKGCINNTLCLPTPPKVITVEKGSSSNIYLDNVAYRSFLNSKFKVTPVDMESAAIALASHQHKVPFIVFRALSDLAGERSTYSNGVHTFKSLATKNCAKVVLHFLKKMEIPKIEPM; from the exons ATGGGTGCTTTGGGGGCTCTTTTCATGGCGAGTCTGGTTTTCATGTCTTCAAAATTCCAAGCCTGCGAAGGTGAAATGTCGAAATTTACACTGAAAAGGATAAAGAAGGTGAACAAGAACGGCCCTTACGTTGGAATACTTACTACCACCTCTTCTGAAATGGACCCCCTTCTTGATTCCTTGAAGGACGACGTCTCCAACTCCTTCAATTTCCAATACATCGACTGCGAAG GAAGGAGATTTCATTTTGGCAGGATTAAGAAGAAAAAGGTGATATTTGCTATGACAGGGAAGGGCATG ATTAATGCAGCTGTTGTTGCAAAACTGTTGTTGGGCTTGTTTGATGTGAGGGCACTTCTTCATTTTGGAACAGCTGCCAACGCAAACCCGAATCTCAATATAGGAGATGTTACAATCCCTCAATTTTGGGCACATACAGGCTTATGGAATTGGCAG AGGTATGGAGATGGGCCTGATGATGAGCTCCCTCTAGAATCCGATGGATATTTCACTAGGGAAATCGGGTCCTTGAATTTTGCAGATTATACCAACGGTGGTGGTGAAGACAACTCGGATAACATTCTAAATAGTGTTTGGTATCAGCCGGAGGAGATCTTTCCTATCAACCAAACTCCAGAATCGAGTGATCAGGTTTTCTGGGTGGCTGTCAACCGCATTTTTATCAATCTTGCAAAGAAACTAGAG GGCATGAAATTAAAAGGATGCATAAACAACACTCTCTGTCTGCCAACCCCACCAAAGGTTATCACAGTAGAGAAAGGGAGCAGTTCAAACATCTATCTAGACAATGTGGCCTACAGGAGCTTCTTGAACTCCAAATTCAAGGTCACCCCAGTTGATATGGAAAGTGCTGCAATTGCTTTGGCCTCTCATCAGCATAAGGTCCCTTTCATTGTCTTCAGAGCCCTATCTGATCTTGCTGGTGAAAGGTCCACCTATTCTaatggggtccacaccttcaaatCACTTGCAACCAAGAACTGTGCGAAGGTGGTATTACATTTCCTCAAGAAAATGGAGATACCTAAGATTGAGCCTATGTGA